The Herminiimonas arsenitoxidans genome window below encodes:
- the cadR gene encoding Cd(II)/Pb(II)-responsive transcriptional regulator gives MTQQALKIGELATQTGSSVETIRYYEQQNLLPQASRSASNYRLYGEEHVKRLQFIRHCRSLDMTLDEIRTLLAFQDTPEGNCAGVNTLLDRHIEHVANRIKELKALQIELKELRNSCLTIQSVEACGILQNLASAEDTDPKNLGSHSGGCH, from the coding sequence ATGACGCAACAAGCACTGAAAATCGGCGAATTGGCGACGCAAACCGGTTCCTCGGTAGAAACCATACGCTATTACGAGCAGCAGAATCTGCTGCCGCAGGCATCGCGCTCGGCCAGCAATTACCGCTTGTATGGCGAGGAACATGTCAAAAGATTACAGTTCATCCGGCATTGTCGCTCGCTGGATATGACGCTGGATGAGATACGTACCCTGCTTGCGTTTCAGGACACACCTGAAGGTAACTGTGCCGGCGTGAATACCTTGCTCGATAGACACATAGAACACGTCGCTAATCGCATCAAGGAATTGAAGGCATTGCAGATAGAGTTAAAAGAATTGCGCAATAGTTGCCTGACCATACAGTCGGTCGAGGCTTGCGGCATTCTGCAAAATCTGGCGAGTGCGGAAGATACTGATCCAAAGAATCTTGGCTCGCATAGTGGCGGCTGTCATTAA
- a CDS encoding XdhC family protein: MEDLDTIVLRTALKWQMASLPVVLVTVARTWGSSPRPPGSLMAINGRGETVGSVSGGCIEDDLIRRIQEEGAQALCSNELPVVLRYGISADEAHRFGLPCGGTVELVLEPVSARSRLDELLLACQQRRSTQRILNLDTGQVALHEGRRDGVPRLDDKQLTTYLGPQARLIVIGAGDMSRFLCQMALSLGFEVIVCDPREEHRASWQVDGVVLSHEMPDDLILRLKPDARTAVVALTHDPKLDDLALIDALQTKAFYVGAIGSRRNSAQRRERLHTYFDIAEHVLQDLHGPAGLYIGSKTPAEIALSIMAEIVAVKNGIHRPAPTPVVAGKSSYENLEHQDLEPSSCMV, encoded by the coding sequence ATGGAAGATCTCGATACCATCGTCTTGCGTACAGCCTTGAAGTGGCAGATGGCGAGTCTGCCCGTAGTACTCGTCACCGTTGCACGCACCTGGGGTTCTTCACCGCGACCACCGGGATCGCTCATGGCCATTAATGGCCGTGGCGAAACCGTAGGCTCGGTGTCGGGCGGTTGCATAGAAGATGACTTGATACGCCGCATACAGGAAGAAGGGGCGCAAGCTCTTTGTTCAAACGAACTGCCTGTAGTACTGCGCTATGGCATCTCGGCTGACGAAGCGCATCGTTTCGGTCTACCTTGCGGCGGTACCGTGGAACTGGTGCTGGAACCAGTATCTGCGCGTAGTCGGCTGGATGAGTTGCTGCTGGCTTGCCAGCAAAGACGCAGCACGCAACGCATATTAAACCTCGATACTGGTCAGGTCGCATTGCACGAAGGTCGTCGTGACGGTGTACCCAGATTAGATGACAAGCAATTGACTACCTATCTGGGGCCGCAAGCTCGTCTCATCGTGATCGGAGCAGGAGATATGTCGCGCTTCCTGTGTCAGATGGCGCTGAGTTTGGGCTTCGAAGTCATCGTTTGCGATCCGCGAGAAGAACATCGCGCCAGTTGGCAGGTGGATGGCGTAGTGCTCAGTCATGAAATGCCCGATGATCTGATTCTGCGATTGAAACCTGATGCAAGGACTGCAGTCGTCGCTCTGACGCACGATCCCAAACTGGACGACCTGGCATTGATCGATGCACTACAGACCAAGGCTTTCTATGTAGGTGCCATCGGCTCACGTCGTAACAGCGCACAACGTCGCGAACGCTTGCATACTTACTTCGACATCGCCGAACACGTGCTGCAGGATTTGCATGGACCGGCCGGCTTGTACATCGGTAGCAAGACACCTGCCGAGATCGCCTTATCCATCATGGCTGAGATTGTGGCTGTGAAGAATGGGATACACCGGCCGGCACCTACGCCGGTCGTGGCTGGCAAGTCATCGTATGAAAACTTAGAGCATCAGGATTTAGAACCATCAAGTTGTATGGTTTAG
- a CDS encoding NAD(P)H-dependent oxidoreductase, protein MKNVLIINAHQFYEGISTGRLNETMIEVIQNEMEKQGYEVRHTEIEQGYDLDTEVQKHVWADLIILQSPVYWFGMPWIYKKYVDEVFTAGMFLQSFLTGDGRTRDDPNKQYGTGGKMQGKKYMLSLTWNAPQEAFGNKEQVLFAGKTVDDVFISNTANYKFCGVDILPSFSSHDVMKAPNIEGDIRRLREHLATVVGYGSTDKSLSTRELACELVA, encoded by the coding sequence ATGAAAAATGTACTAATTATCAACGCACACCAGTTCTATGAAGGTATTTCCACTGGCAGACTGAACGAGACCATGATCGAAGTCATTCAGAATGAAATGGAGAAGCAAGGTTACGAAGTCAGACACACCGAGATCGAGCAAGGCTATGACCTCGATACCGAGGTGCAAAAGCATGTCTGGGCCGACCTCATCATTTTGCAATCACCGGTTTACTGGTTCGGCATGCCATGGATATACAAAAAATACGTCGATGAAGTATTCACGGCTGGTATGTTCCTGCAAAGCTTTCTGACAGGTGATGGCCGGACGCGTGACGATCCGAACAAGCAGTACGGTACCGGCGGCAAGATGCAGGGCAAGAAGTACATGCTGTCCCTGACATGGAATGCGCCGCAGGAAGCATTTGGCAACAAGGAACAAGTCTTGTTTGCAGGCAAAACTGTCGATGATGTATTCATCAGCAATACCGCCAATTACAAATTCTGCGGTGTCGATATCCTGCCATCATTTTCCAGCCACGACGTCATGAAAGCGCCTAATATTGAGGGCGATATTCGGAGGCTGCGTGAACATCTGGCAACTGTTGTCGGATACGGATCGACAGACAAGTCCCTGAGTACCAGGGAGCTTGCTTGTGAGTTAGTTGCTTGA
- a CDS encoding heavy metal translocating P-type ATPase, translating to MHCCDHDHSHTENQPSAAPEMVASGAAQAVLLIQKMDCPTEEKLIRDRFQKMQGIVGMQFNLMQRELTVHHNLPSVESIVTALKKLDLDPVVKSDTQNLEREGLADHGELSGDYRISPLKWTLMAISGATAIGSEVVAWTSGVETSWIVISLALIAILTGGLDTLKKGWIALRHFSLNMNFLMSLAVIGAILIGQWPEAAVVIFLFAAAEMIEALSLDRARNAIKGLMAMAPEMATVRNDNNEWLPVAATEVQLDAIVRVKPGERVPLDGIIVEGQSTINQAPITGESMPVAKQSGDTVFAGTINERGTFDYRVTALQSNSTLARIIKSVQQVQGERAPTQRFVDQFARYYIPIVVLMAVLVAILPPLLMAQPFQPWLYKALVLLVIACPCALVISTPVTVVSGLAAAARHGILIKGGVYLELGRKLKALALDKTGTITVGKPVVTDTLQIHDGDIKAMLRLAASLAHRSDHPVSSAVVAYWEAQQLSDTLFEVSDFEALTGRGVRGTINGKAYYLGNHRLIHELGICGPELEAKLDAYEQTGKTAVILGSDESPLLILAAADTIRDTSTAAVAKLQNLGVKVVMLTGDNPHTAEAIGSKVGIADVRGNQLPEDKLTAINELINQYGHVGMVGDGINDAPALAKANIGFAMGAAGTDTALETADVALMDDNLGKLADFIGLSKKTHTVLMQNIALALGIKAVFLVLALTGEATLWMAVFADMGASLIVVFNGLRLLRAV from the coding sequence ATGCACTGTTGTGACCACGATCATAGCCACACAGAAAACCAGCCATCCGCAGCGCCAGAGATGGTGGCGAGCGGTGCTGCGCAAGCAGTTCTGTTGATCCAGAAAATGGATTGCCCGACAGAAGAGAAGCTGATCCGCGATCGCTTCCAAAAGATGCAGGGCATCGTCGGTATGCAGTTCAATCTGATGCAGCGTGAGTTAACCGTGCATCACAATTTGCCGTCGGTCGAATCCATAGTGACCGCACTGAAGAAGCTCGATCTCGACCCTGTCGTAAAGTCCGACACACAGAATCTGGAGCGCGAAGGGCTGGCCGATCACGGTGAATTGTCTGGCGACTATCGCATCTCGCCGTTGAAATGGACCTTGATGGCGATTTCTGGTGCGACTGCAATCGGTTCTGAAGTCGTGGCCTGGACTAGCGGCGTGGAAACGTCGTGGATAGTCATCTCACTGGCATTGATCGCGATTCTGACTGGCGGTTTGGATACCCTTAAAAAGGGTTGGATCGCCTTGCGCCATTTTTCCCTGAACATGAACTTCCTGATGTCGCTCGCCGTCATCGGTGCGATCTTGATCGGGCAGTGGCCGGAAGCGGCGGTCGTGATCTTCCTCTTCGCAGCAGCCGAAATGATAGAAGCCTTGTCACTGGATCGCGCCCGCAATGCGATCAAAGGCTTGATGGCGATGGCACCGGAAATGGCAACCGTCCGTAACGACAACAATGAATGGCTGCCCGTCGCTGCGACGGAAGTGCAACTGGATGCCATCGTACGGGTCAAGCCGGGCGAACGCGTACCGCTGGACGGCATCATCGTCGAGGGGCAAAGCACGATCAATCAAGCGCCGATTACTGGCGAAAGCATGCCAGTTGCCAAGCAAAGCGGTGATACCGTTTTTGCCGGCACCATCAATGAACGCGGCACTTTTGATTATCGCGTGACGGCTTTGCAATCGAACTCCACTCTGGCGCGCATCATCAAGAGCGTGCAGCAAGTGCAGGGCGAACGCGCTCCTACGCAGCGCTTTGTCGATCAATTCGCGCGTTATTACATTCCTATCGTGGTCTTGATGGCAGTGCTGGTCGCGATCTTGCCGCCGCTGCTGATGGCACAACCGTTTCAGCCCTGGTTGTATAAAGCGCTGGTCTTGCTGGTGATTGCCTGCCCATGTGCGCTGGTTATTTCCACGCCAGTCACAGTAGTGAGCGGCTTGGCTGCAGCAGCGCGACACGGCATCTTGATCAAAGGTGGCGTATATCTGGAGCTGGGTCGTAAGTTGAAAGCGCTGGCGCTGGATAAAACCGGCACGATCACCGTAGGCAAACCAGTTGTCACCGACACCTTGCAGATACACGATGGCGATATCAAGGCGATGTTGCGTCTGGCGGCGAGCCTTGCACATCGCTCGGATCATCCTGTCTCATCCGCCGTGGTCGCTTACTGGGAGGCGCAGCAATTGTCGGATACGCTGTTTGAAGTCAGCGACTTTGAAGCACTGACCGGTCGTGGTGTACGCGGCACGATAAATGGCAAAGCCTATTATCTGGGCAATCATCGTTTGATACATGAGCTGGGGATTTGCGGCCCTGAATTAGAAGCGAAGCTGGATGCCTACGAGCAAACCGGCAAGACTGCAGTCATTCTCGGTTCCGATGAATCTCCTTTGTTGATCCTGGCAGCGGCTGACACCATACGTGACACCAGTACCGCTGCCGTCGCCAAGCTGCAAAACCTGGGTGTGAAGGTCGTCATGCTGACCGGTGACAATCCGCATACGGCAGAGGCGATAGGCAGCAAAGTTGGCATTGCCGATGTGCGTGGCAACCAGCTGCCCGAGGATAAATTGACCGCAATTAATGAGCTGATCAATCAATACGGCCACGTCGGTATGGTAGGTGACGGCATTAATGATGCGCCTGCGCTGGCCAAAGCGAACATCGGCTTTGCGATGGGTGCAGCTGGCACCGATACTGCGTTGGAAACCGCCGACGTTGCCTTGATGGACGATAACCTGGGCAAGCTGGCAGACTTCATCGGTTTGAGCAAGAAGACGCATACCGTGCTGATGCAAAACATCGCGCTCGCTCTTGGTATCAAAGCAGTCTTTCTGGTGTTGGCGCTGACAGGTGAGGCGACATTGTGGATGGCGGTGTTTGCCGATATGGGCGCGAGCCTGATCGTGGTCTTTAACGGTTTGCGTCTGCTGCGAGCAGTTTGA
- a CDS encoding TolC family protein, which produces MYRYFLPLGLAALALMPASAQNTTYAPVASGVTANRVVEPAESITLESALKLALDGNADLSAARNEAAAVDATIQQAGLIPNPEVSVQVEDARRDTRTTTWLLNQPIELGGKRSARIGAASRAYDTAYAELNTKRAEIRAAVITAFFNVLNAQERLRLADASLLLAQRGSLVASRRVAAGKVSPVEETKARVAEANVRLELSQAKSELVIARKRLAATWGNPLPRFQQAQGNVESLPVLPQWPELNMRLAQSPALTRARHELERRQAVTEVEKSRRIPDVTVSMGVKKNGETGSNQAVVGLSIPFPMFDRNQGNILEALRRTDKARDELAATEIRLDGELAQAYERLSTARQEAEALQRDILPGAQSAYDAATTGFEFGKFNFLDVLDAQRTLLQARSQYLRTLSEAHNAAAEIDRILGEAPLANKP; this is translated from the coding sequence ATGTACAGGTATTTCTTGCCGCTAGGCTTGGCGGCGCTTGCGCTGATGCCAGCGTCTGCACAAAACACTACTTACGCACCCGTTGCGAGCGGCGTAACGGCGAACCGTGTCGTAGAACCAGCTGAGAGCATTACTCTGGAGTCCGCGCTGAAGCTAGCGCTGGATGGCAATGCAGATCTGTCTGCTGCGCGTAATGAAGCTGCTGCCGTTGACGCGACGATACAACAAGCAGGACTGATACCGAATCCGGAAGTGTCGGTGCAGGTCGAAGACGCACGCCGCGATACGCGTACCACCACCTGGCTGTTGAATCAGCCGATAGAGTTGGGCGGCAAGCGTAGCGCGCGTATAGGCGCGGCCAGCCGTGCCTACGACACCGCTTATGCCGAGCTCAACACCAAACGTGCCGAGATACGTGCCGCTGTCATTACTGCTTTCTTCAATGTCTTGAATGCGCAGGAGCGTCTGCGTCTGGCTGATGCTTCGCTGTTGCTGGCACAACGTGGCAGTCTGGTTGCATCGCGCCGTGTCGCAGCTGGCAAGGTGTCACCGGTAGAAGAAACCAAGGCGCGCGTAGCGGAAGCTAATGTGCGACTGGAACTCAGTCAGGCCAAAAGCGAACTCGTGATTGCACGCAAACGTCTGGCCGCAACCTGGGGCAATCCACTGCCGCGCTTCCAGCAGGCACAAGGCAATGTAGAGAGTTTGCCCGTCTTGCCACAGTGGCCGGAGTTGAATATGCGTCTGGCGCAGTCACCGGCACTGACACGCGCACGTCATGAATTGGAACGGAGGCAGGCAGTCACGGAAGTGGAAAAGAGCCGCCGTATTCCTGATGTGACGGTCAGCATGGGCGTCAAAAAGAATGGTGAGACAGGATCCAATCAGGCGGTCGTCGGTTTATCGATTCCATTCCCGATGTTCGATCGCAATCAGGGCAATATCCTGGAAGCCTTGCGTCGTACCGACAAGGCGCGCGATGAATTGGCTGCAACCGAAATTCGTCTCGATGGCGAATTGGCGCAAGCCTACGAGCGTTTGAGTACGGCGCGGCAAGAAGCGGAAGCATTGCAACGCGATATCTTGCCGGGAGCGCAAAGCGCCTATGACGCAGCCACTACCGGCTTCGAGTTCGGCAAATTCAACTTCCTCGATGTACTGGATGCGCAACGCACCTTGTTGCAAGCCAGATCGCAATATCTGCGCACCTTGTCCGAAGCACACAACGCCGCCGCCGAGATCGATCGCATCCTCGGCGAAGCTCCCCTTGCTAACAAGCCATAA
- a CDS encoding (2Fe-2S)-binding protein — translation MVTLNLNGKNVQVDVAADTPLLWVLRDNLQMTGTKFGCGAALCGACTVHMDGAAIRSCITPVSSIEGKKITTIEAATDGSDKVGAAVHAAWVKHDVAQCGYCQSGQIMSATGFLKSLPRGKQPTVAEIDSAMAGNICRCGTYVRIRAAVADAAKALA, via the coding sequence ATGGTCACACTCAATCTTAACGGCAAGAACGTCCAGGTGGACGTTGCAGCTGACACTCCATTACTGTGGGTACTGCGCGACAACCTGCAAATGACAGGAACCAAATTCGGTTGCGGCGCTGCCTTGTGCGGTGCCTGTACCGTGCACATGGATGGTGCTGCCATCCGCTCGTGTATCACGCCAGTCTCTTCCATAGAAGGCAAGAAGATCACCACCATCGAAGCTGCGACCGATGGCAGCGACAAGGTCGGTGCTGCCGTGCATGCGGCATGGGTCAAGCACGACGTGGCGCAATGTGGCTACTGTCAGAGCGGTCAGATCATGAGCGCTACAGGTTTCCTCAAGTCATTGCCACGCGGCAAGCAACCAACAGTTGCAGAAATCGACTCCGCCATGGCTGGCAACATCTGCCGCTGCGGTACCTATGTCCGTATTCGCGCTGCGGTGGCTGATGCCGCCAAAGCTCTCGCTTAA
- the czcI gene encoding cation efflux protein, CzcI family produces the protein MKRLLIILMLLALPLQFSWAAAAVYCQHEEASTTQHFGHHEHKHDAEADQQIEKSSLSKLHKDCGYCHAVSQASFLMQTALLVIPTGSVHAELQPPSFSSHIPDGPRRPDRQPVA, from the coding sequence GTGAAAAGACTGCTGATAATTCTGATGCTGCTGGCTTTGCCGCTCCAGTTCTCCTGGGCGGCAGCGGCTGTCTATTGTCAGCACGAAGAAGCATCGACGACTCAGCATTTTGGTCATCACGAGCACAAACACGACGCTGAAGCTGATCAGCAAATCGAGAAGAGTTCCTTGTCGAAGTTGCACAAGGATTGCGGTTACTGCCATGCAGTCAGCCAGGCATCGTTTCTGATGCAGACAGCACTGCTTGTGATTCCTACCGGTTCGGTTCATGCTGAACTACAGCCACCATCTTTTTCTTCCCATATACCGGACGGCCCCAGACGGCCTGATCGGCAACCCGTCGCTTGA
- a CDS encoding TorF family putative porin produces MKKLILAVAVTAAFTGSMAHAEDNKPDNEVSFNAAITSDYRYRGISQTRLQPALQGGADYVHNPSGFYAGTWLSTIKFINDAGGSGNVEIDLYGGKRGAITKDVSYDVGVLTYVYPSNNLKPSVNTTEVYGQLGYGPAYIKYSHAVTNLFGFVDSKNSGYLDIGANLDMVDGYILNLHAGHQKVSGTNAGVSNSRFSYTDWKVGVTKDFGIVTGALAVIGTDADKSAYASPVNGKFMGKSTVVVSISKTF; encoded by the coding sequence ATGAAAAAATTGATTCTTGCCGTCGCCGTGACGGCTGCATTCACCGGCAGCATGGCGCATGCAGAAGACAACAAACCGGATAACGAAGTCAGCTTCAACGCGGCGATCACATCCGATTACCGTTACCGCGGCATTTCACAAACACGTCTGCAACCAGCTCTGCAAGGTGGCGCTGATTATGTGCACAATCCGAGTGGTTTCTATGCGGGTACCTGGCTTTCCACGATCAAGTTCATCAATGATGCGGGCGGTAGCGGCAATGTCGAAATCGATCTTTACGGCGGTAAGCGAGGTGCCATCACCAAGGATGTTTCATACGATGTGGGTGTGCTGACTTATGTCTACCCATCCAATAACTTGAAGCCTAGCGTCAATACAACTGAAGTCTACGGACAACTGGGCTATGGCCCTGCTTATATCAAGTACTCGCATGCGGTAACGAATCTATTCGGTTTCGTTGATAGCAAAAACAGCGGCTATCTGGATATCGGTGCGAATCTGGATATGGTCGATGGCTATATCCTCAATTTGCATGCAGGCCATCAAAAAGTATCTGGAACAAATGCTGGCGTCAGCAATAGCCGTTTTAGTTACACCGACTGGAAAGTGGGCGTCACCAAAGACTTTGGGATCGTTACCGGCGCGCTGGCCGTCATAGGAACTGATGCTGACAAGTCTGCTTATGCTTCGCCGGTCAACGGCAAATTCATGGGAAAAAGTACCGTCGTCGTTTCCATCAGCAAAACGTTCTAA
- a CDS encoding DUF3311 domain-containing protein — protein MWALLLLPFIGLLWLPFYNHEFPTLFGFPFFYWYQLAWVPITSLLIWIVYRHGKSRGDE, from the coding sequence ATGTGGGCCCTGCTATTACTGCCGTTTATCGGCTTATTGTGGCTGCCGTTCTATAACCACGAATTCCCTACTCTCTTCGGCTTTCCATTTTTCTACTGGTACCAACTGGCATGGGTACCGATCACTTCGCTGCTGATCTGGATCGTGTATCGCCACGGCAAAAGCAGAGGAGATGAATGA
- a CDS encoding AraC family transcriptional regulator: MQTASSHVLAKLVGDIARTDGEHTVQIPTLMLYRRSAATDPVPCIYGLGLGITVQGNKRVTLGDEIFEYGPGQSLVTSVDLPVVSYVTRANLDEPYLGLRLELDARLIAQLAAEMDFTAPLKVATSRALSIVTLDDSLLDALIRLIQLLDEPQLIPLVAPLIQQEIVVRLLKGEHGPSLRHMVAVGSPSHQVAKVLSWLKQNYKEEVTMDDLATKAHMSPSTFRQHFRVVTGMSPLQYLKNLRLQDARQLMLNEDIDASSAAVRVGYESASQFSREYTRLFGAPPVRDIKRMRLAS; this comes from the coding sequence ATGCAAACAGCGAGTAGCCATGTACTTGCCAAACTAGTCGGTGATATTGCCCGAACCGATGGTGAGCACACCGTACAAATTCCCACACTGATGCTGTACCGACGCAGTGCGGCTACCGATCCTGTGCCTTGTATCTATGGACTGGGACTGGGAATCACCGTGCAAGGTAATAAGCGTGTCACCTTGGGCGATGAAATTTTTGAATATGGCCCTGGACAATCACTCGTCACCTCGGTTGACCTGCCTGTAGTGTCCTATGTCACACGCGCCAATCTGGACGAGCCTTATTTAGGTTTGCGTCTGGAGCTGGATGCACGTCTCATCGCCCAGTTGGCTGCAGAAATGGATTTCACGGCGCCGCTTAAGGTCGCGACTTCGCGCGCGCTGTCCATCGTGACTTTGGATGACAGTCTGCTTGATGCGTTGATACGGCTGATTCAACTTTTGGATGAACCTCAGCTCATTCCACTCGTTGCTCCGCTCATTCAACAAGAGATTGTTGTTCGATTGTTGAAAGGCGAACACGGCCCTTCGTTACGGCACATGGTTGCAGTTGGCTCCCCTAGCCATCAGGTTGCCAAGGTGCTTTCATGGCTGAAGCAGAACTATAAGGAAGAAGTCACCATGGATGATCTGGCGACCAAAGCACACATGAGTCCTTCAACTTTTCGCCAGCATTTTCGTGTGGTAACAGGCATGAGCCCACTGCAATATTTAAAAAATCTGCGTTTGCAGGATGCTCGACAATTGATGCTCAACGAAGACATTGATGCGAGCAGCGCAGCGGTGCGTGTGGGATATGAGAGTGCATCTCAGTTCAGTCGCGAATACACGCGCTTGTTTGGTGCGCCACCAGTACGAGACATTAAACGGATGCGATTGGCTTCCTGA
- a CDS encoding xanthine dehydrogenase family protein molybdopterin-binding subunit, protein MLPNIDYSEMPRALQHLLSREQPKEAGTFSRRQFLKVSGAAGLALGAFPHLAMGQAASNALKPTQQPSAFVHIAPNGEVTVAINRLEFGQGVQTALPMILAEELDADWSLVRSKHGSNDPAYIDPQFGIHITGGSNSVKNSFTQYRELGARARAMLLSAAAARWNVDVSTLRTQSGSVIGPGGRKLSYGQLAEAAMNVPVPEKVTLKNPKDFRIIGKPTTRLDAKAKSSGKQSFGIDVHLPGQLTAVVARPPVFGARLASVDDSAARAVKGVKAVFRIPVDRGGEGVAVIADGYWPAKQARDALKLEWNTAAVEKVDSEKQLAQYRALVAQPGPRKFDADMAPLSNAPKQIDAEYIFPYLAHAAMEPLNCTVKLGDGRAEIWTGSQCPGLDGAAVARVLGLKPEQVEVHVQMAGGGFGRRFASSSDFVVEACEIAKAARSAGLNVPVRTLWSREDDMHGGYYRPMHLHHARIGFDERGKVLAWDHVLVGQSITAGSVFEQFQVKNGIDGTATEGMRDPYDVPMRLTVHHPKLNVPVLWWRSVGSTHTAFVMETLIDEIARSTKQDPVAYRMQLFGDKNARHRAALQLAVDKSGYGKRKLAAGRAWGVAVHESFSTVVAYVVEASVQDGRPVLHHVTGGIHCNLAVNPRTIEAQAQGAAIMGMSMCLPGSAITLKDGVVEQSNFGDFTVARITDVPTFAIHIVPSAEPPTGMGEPGLPPLAPAFANAIASLTGKPLRQLPFNLT, encoded by the coding sequence ATGTTGCCCAATATCGATTACAGCGAAATGCCCCGTGCTCTGCAACATCTGCTGAGCCGCGAACAACCTAAAGAAGCAGGCACATTTTCTCGCCGCCAATTTCTCAAAGTGAGCGGTGCTGCCGGCTTGGCGCTAGGTGCTTTTCCGCACCTGGCTATGGGACAAGCCGCCAGCAACGCCCTGAAACCAACGCAACAACCTTCAGCCTTCGTGCATATCGCTCCCAATGGCGAAGTCACGGTTGCGATCAATCGACTGGAATTTGGTCAAGGCGTGCAGACAGCATTGCCGATGATATTGGCGGAAGAACTGGATGCTGACTGGAGTCTGGTGCGCAGCAAGCATGGCTCCAACGATCCTGCTTACATTGATCCGCAATTCGGTATACACATCACCGGTGGTTCCAATTCGGTCAAGAACAGCTTCACGCAATACCGCGAACTGGGCGCACGTGCCCGCGCCATGTTGCTGAGTGCCGCTGCAGCGCGCTGGAACGTCGACGTGTCTACCTTGCGTACGCAATCTGGTTCAGTAATAGGGCCGGGTGGACGCAAGCTGAGTTACGGCCAACTGGCGGAAGCGGCGATGAACGTTCCCGTCCCTGAAAAAGTCACGCTGAAGAATCCAAAAGATTTTCGCATCATCGGTAAGCCGACCACGCGTCTGGATGCGAAAGCCAAGAGCAGCGGCAAACAATCATTCGGCATCGACGTCCATTTGCCTGGCCAGTTGACAGCTGTGGTAGCACGCCCACCAGTGTTCGGCGCTCGTCTGGCATCGGTAGACGATAGCGCTGCACGCGCGGTGAAAGGCGTGAAGGCTGTATTCCGCATACCAGTAGATCGTGGCGGCGAAGGCGTAGCTGTGATCGCTGATGGTTACTGGCCGGCCAAGCAGGCACGCGATGCACTGAAACTGGAGTGGAACACTGCCGCCGTCGAAAAAGTGGATAGCGAAAAACAACTCGCTCAGTACCGCGCGTTAGTCGCTCAGCCCGGCCCGCGCAAGTTCGACGCCGACATGGCGCCGTTGTCAAACGCGCCTAAACAGATAGATGCCGAGTACATATTTCCCTATCTGGCGCATGCAGCGATGGAGCCGCTTAACTGCACCGTCAAGCTCGGCGATGGACGTGCTGAAATATGGACTGGCTCGCAATGCCCAGGTCTGGATGGCGCAGCAGTCGCACGCGTGCTGGGTCTCAAACCTGAGCAAGTTGAAGTGCATGTACAAATGGCGGGTGGCGGTTTCGGCCGGCGTTTTGCCAGCAGCAGTGACTTCGTGGTCGAAGCGTGCGAAATCGCCAAAGCTGCACGCTCTGCCGGCTTGAATGTGCCGGTGCGTACGCTGTGGAGTCGTGAAGATGATATGCACGGCGGCTACTATCGTCCTATGCACTTGCACCACGCACGCATAGGTTTCGACGAACGCGGCAAAGTGCTGGCCTGGGATCATGTCCTCGTTGGCCAGTCCATCACAGCCGGCTCGGTGTTTGAACAGTTTCAGGTCAAAAACGGCATCGATGGCACAGCCACGGAAGGCATGCGCGATCCTTATGACGTGCCTATGCGTTTGACCGTACATCATCCCAAACTGAATGTGCCGGTACTGTGGTGGCGCAGCGTAGGTTCCACGCACACGGCCTTCGTGATGGAAACCTTGATCGATGAGATCGCTCGCAGTACGAAGCAGGATCCAGTGGCTTACCGCATGCAACTCTTCGGCGACAAAAATGCGCGCCATCGTGCTGCGCTGCAATTAGCGGTGGACAAGAGCGGTTATGGCAAGCGGAAGCTGGCAGCCGGACGTGCCTGGGGCGTGGCGGTACACGAGTCTTTCAGCACCGTCGTGGCTTATGTGGTGGAAGCTTCGGTACAAGACGGCAGGCCGGTACTGCATCATGTCACCGGCGGTATACATTGCAACCTCGCGGTCAATCCACGCACCATAGAAGCACAAGCACAAGGTGCAGCGATCATGGGTATGTCGATGTGCTTGCCGGGTTCGGCCATCACACTCAAGGATGGCGTGGTTGAACAGAGCAATTTCGGCGACTTCACGGTAGCGCGTATCACCGACGTGCCGACCTTTGCTATCCACATAGTGCCTAGTGCAGAACCACCGACAGGTATGGGCGAACCGGGGCTGCCACCGTTGGCACCAGCTTTCGCTAATGCCATCGCAAGCCTGACCGGCAAGCCGCTGCGCCAGTTACCGTTCAATCTGACATAG